The genomic window AAGAAAATCTCCAGACATaaatcaacatcagtcctcccaattaTGGGATACGATCAAACCCTGAGCCAGCACTGGAGGAAGTGTCACCTACAAATTTGTGTCCTTAGGTGATTTAACAGAATAATTCTTCTAAGTCCCTGGTGAGTCTAGTGTGTGAAGGAGCAACAGTGGCCCAGAGCTTGGCAGAACAGGGGATGTACGCGCCCCACTGTGTACCCCTGGCTCCCACCACACGTGAAAAGAGAAACGCTCAGTGCAGGCTGGCTTTCTCTGTTGCATTGGGTTTAAAAGAGGCAGTCAAGGTGCAGAGGGGAGAGCAGGAAAGCCTGTTAGAGTAACGGCTGTGACTACCATCGCATCAGTCTTCTCACTCTGGGCTCGGCAGGTCGCGCAGCACCGACTGAGGACACCCAGCGGGACTTAAGGACTCTAACAATGTATATAAAGCATGTCATGATAGAGGCGTTTTACCAAGGCCAGTGTTACAGGGGTCATACTGTATTTCAGCATTTGCAGCGCTCGTGACAGCTACCAGCTCCGCACTTCCAGTAGGTGGATGTCACCGTCGATCTCCAGCGTGTCAATTTTACTCAGCTCCTTAAACCTGTGCTTGTACTCCAGGCTGTGGACACCGTTCACCGCGACTTTGAATTCTCTCACGTCACAGTAAATGATcatctggaaggaaagcacacacgAGCGGTTCCCCAGGCTTTAGAAGTTTTTGTGTCTTGCACACAGTGTTAAAAAGTACACCATTTAGTTCTTCCCCCAGCCTGCCAGCGCTGACACCCTGCCAGCGCTGACACCCTGCCATGGTTTCTAAGCTCTGACGGAAGTGTATCTGGTGGTGGCACTCTCTGCCTTGTCCCACTCACGGAAGTGGCTCACGTGCCTGGAACCTCACCATGGCCTGAGGCCCGCTGGCCACTCCATCCCCCGCTCCTGCCCTGCGTGCACCCACTCCTGCCCCGGCTCTCAGGGAAGTGGGAAGTCGTCTTCCTTGAGACACACGGGAACTCAAttgaaggaggaaagggagcTGCTGCTTGCCCATGGGCTAGGAACCCAGGGCCTTCGATCCTCACTTCTCTGCCTGAAACTTGGGTTTGGGGCAGCTCAGAAAATACGAAATCCCAGAGGGTTAGGGCAGCTGGTGGGGACTGCCTGGCTGCCTGGTGACtgattcccacccccacccagcacaCTGTGCTGCTCTAACGCTGGTCAGATCTTGTTCTGTGAGCCTCTGCATTCTGGCAGTCGCAGTTCAGAGTCGTCACTGGTGGTAGCCCTTCAGCGTTAACAGGAGAGTCTGCTGTCCTTTTACATCTCCCGTCCCGCCTCAACCCATCCCCCTGCTACCATCCCCCGTGCCAGTCCAGCCACTCACTCCACCCTGTCTCCACCCTCACTGAACAGCCCAGCGGGGCGAGTCCACGGCTCTCCCCTCGctccctgcctctgccccagAGGCAGACGGAGGCACAAAGTCTGGATCCTCAAAGCAGCAAACTGAGTGTCTGTCTTCTTTTGATACACCTAGTAGAAATGACTGCTGGGGGAGATTAGGAAGGGGGGAAATTCCACAGATAACAGCAGTAACTGACACAGATGAAGGCAGAAGGGTGACGTAGGGAACTGGGAGAGCTATCTGTGACTGGCGGTCCTGTGCCCACAACAGTGGTGGCAACCCCAGTTTGAACCAGGCACAAAGACTTCTCTGGTGGACATTTAACAATCTCCACAGAACGGAGGACACACCACCCCAACAAGCTCAGAAGGGAAAACAGGCTGGCGTTAGGCAGACACTGTGGAAACAGTTCCTACGGGACATCAGAAAGTGGACAGCCAACATGTTCAAATGGGAGATAAGTAGCCCACAGCCTGCTGCACACGTTACTGTGCCAACTGaatttataaaagaaacaagAGCTCACAGATGAAGTTAAAGAGCCGAAAgacactttttaaatgaaaaaaattagcaCCACAAAAAACCACAATGATCCAAAATGAGGTCAATTGCCCTTCCTGAAGTAGAAAACCAGGAAAAGATTATTTGAGAGAATTTATTATTGTCCTCTTTCATATTAATGCAGTAGTCCCAAACTTGAACTCAAACAGGTCAAAAAAGACACGAGTTCCCAGTCACCAAACACAATCCTCGACCTTCTTCCAGAGCATCCACTGCTCCTTCAGTGAACCCACGTCACCCACACACCCCGACACCTGCCACGTCAGCAACCCTGGGGCTGCACGTCCCACCTCCAGCGACTTGTCCATACGTCCGCAACATCTGAAAAACGCAGTGTACCCACATCCTTCTGAATCCCGAACCAGTGTCCGTCACTTCCAGGAGCCTGTGCTTGGCTCATTTCTGTTACTCCACACACACTGGGGCATGCCTTAGACTGGAACTTATTAATAAAACTAGTGTCAAATTGCCACCTTTTATTCAGCCTGATGTTCATGCTTTCAGCAACtctgaggagtctggtgagcttgAATTGTCCACAGCACATGACAATTTAAAATGTGGAGGCATGACCGAAATCAGTGACCCTCAGTGACCATACGAGGAGTCAGTCATGCAAGCTCGTGAGGGTACCCCGCCGACCACGTGGCATCAGACACACCAAGGAGACTAGGCTCAGCAGCCTGGAAACACGCCTGGGGAAAGGCTgtgctgtgatgctccacctctggGGGCTCAGGACTACACGCCTTCAAGTCCTGACGGTCTAAATGTGTCTTTCTCTGAAGGTACACAAGCAGGATCGCTTGGAAGAAGGTGCGGCCACCTCAGCTGCATGTCACCAAGACGACAGGGCAAGGAGTCTCGGCTCCCATGTCCTCGTGGTCACTCAGGGTTCAACATGTTACTCAGCCCTGAGACTGGGTTCCTGTTAAAATTCCTATTAACTAATAGGGGCTACACAGACACTGTCATCATGAAAACAAATGTTGGATAATTCCAGTGTAAATAATGTGGCACTCAACTGGCTTGGCCATTTATGCTGATTACCTATGTAACAAAATGGCACTCAAAATAACAGTCTCCAGCTCAACAAAACCACACACAAGCTCCACATAGTAAGCTGTACTTGATTTAAatagggaaagtcgctcagtcgtgtccgactctttttggcCCCGTGGACTAtcagtccatagaattttccaggccagaatactggagtgggtagcctttccttctccaggggatctttccaaccagggatccaacccaggtctcccacattgcagaaggattctttaccagctgaaccaccagggaatcccaagaatcctggagtgggcagcctatcccttctccagtggatcttcccgacccaggaattgaaccagggtctcctgcattgcaggtggagtcttaccaactgagctatgagggaagcccaggatggACAATTTATCCTACCCCTGCCCCCAGGATTCTTTTTCctgtactgtttttaaaaaagatcatcatCTCACCTCAAAGTACATCCCAGGACTAAAAGGGAAACAGGTaatatttctctcttcttctccccAGGCCTCCTGAAGAAAAGAATTTCTTACAAATGCTTTCATATTCAGGCGTGGGTTCAAGTGGAGAGCAATATCCTTGGATTTTCCTGATAGCAGATCAACATTAAAGCTTTtgagagaattaaagaaaaaattaattagcCAAGGAGAAGAGAGGGGTACAGTTTTAACAATAAGAATTAACTGATGACACAGTGCATGTAGACTCAAGGACCCCAGGAATGCCACTGAAGGTGATATTTAAAACTGTCAGTCAGTACACCATTGGTATAAGTATgttatttgcaaaataaaaatatggaaagcTTAAAAATCAGTGTTTATAGATCCGACTGGGAAGAAATTAATGGGTTAGAATAAGTGACCCGAGGATCACATCTGTCACAGGAATAGGGTCCCTCCAAAGTAGAAGCTCTCTCAACATTTACAGGTATCCTGTTCTTCAAAGTGTActgtgtgcactcagtcgtgtctgactctttgcaaccccttgcactgcagcccgccaggctcctctgttcatgggattctccaggcaagaacactggagcaagttgccatttccttttccaggcaatcttcccaacccaggggttgaacctgagccTTACgttgcctgcactggcaggcaggttctttaccactagtgccacctgggaaaataGCTCTCACTTCAAACTTTCAGAACTCTGGACATCCCTGGAAAAGATTATAAAAGCAGGAATTTTGAAGTCCCATGACAAGAGGAGTCCTGACAAAACTGATCTGCTCTCGTAGGCTGCCCTGCAGTTCAAGGCGAGGGCGTGCCTTGTGGACAAAAAGCCACCCTCCTCTCCTGTGTAGCCACAGGAAACCCAGGGCTCTGCCACCAACTTGTCCTTAGCAGTCTAACTGCCTCTGGCTTTAActgtcttatttttcaaatgaagctCATGATGCTAGCCCCAGGTGCACCTCACGAGACTGCTGTGCCATGGTAAGAGACACACACGGCCGCATCCGCACTTAACGATACTGACCCTTTGGCGTTTGTATTTACTTCTCCTTTTATGACGACGGTCCGTCCAGGGCCCATGGAGGAGTTCAACCTTGCTACGAATGGCAGAGTCTGCAAAGAAACCCCAGTCAGTGCCAGGCAACCTCAGAAAGAGATCTTGTGGGAGAACTGCCTGAAGACACCGGGACATGTTGAAAGGCCGTGACCCTGTGACCCCCGTGAAGGGACAGATGAGCCTGCCTTGGTCCCACGGGGGGCCCCGGCCATCAGCGCTGTGCCGGCTCCCAGCAGACTCTCCATGTTTCAGACCATGAAGTGAATGGATGTGGGGAGGGCCCTGAGCCTCCGAGTGACACTCCCTCTGAGAAGTCACCTCGGCTGGGGTCTGACGTGTGCTCTGTGTCCAGCCTGGAGGGGAGGCGGCCGAGGCGGGGGCAATTACGGAAACACACTCGGGGCTCAGGGACCTGCTCTCCGTCCACGACACACAATGCCAGGGCCAAGTGGCTGCTTCAGGCTTGGACTGAGGGTGGAGGTTACGCAACCAGCTAACTAAAACTTAGTTCGTTACACAGAATTAGGAAAATTTTGGCTCTTCAAACCTTTGACAAACAGTTGGTAGGTAGTATTTTGGCGCAAGTCAAAGTGTGATTTGGCGGCGAACCTTTGCTCTTGGTGTAGACAGTTCTGGGGATGATTTTAGAAATGTCTCCTCTATTACTAGGCTGTAGGAAAACAGTTCTGCAATAAGGTATGGAATAAATGAAGCTGTCTTCCAAGGCTTAAACTTCATTTCCTGGACACTCTTATAAAAAGGTTCCACATGTTATATAGCAAAAATACTTACAAGCTGTGACCCGCCAGACTTTTGTACCTattggaaaagaaagacaaaaggagaatgTGTGACAGGCAAGAAATAAATGGTATAACATGAGCAATCGGATCTTCCTGGCTGTATGACTCAGAGCCTGGGACAGCAGGGCCTGCCCGGCCCTGGGTGGGGGACATGTAGGTGCCAGTGGCTTCCGAACATGTGCAGGGAGCTGCAGAGTGCCACGCAGCCTGGGGACAGTCTGCCTGTCCAGTTCATCATCTGAATTCTGTAACCTCCACCATGAGCTAAGCATTTTCCAAAGGCCACACATGGGGTCAAAcatgttttacttctttccagGGTGCTCCCCAGATGCTGAGATTAGAGTCTACTTAATGAACGTGCTGAGATAGTTAAGACCtcacttttctccactaataACAGCTAAAAGGTCTGAACTGCACTTGTTTCCATGGGGAACAAGTGGAAACGTGGAAGCTGTTTACTGACGCACTGGTTGTGCTCACTGTGTATAAACACCTCCTGCCAGCCCTACTCAGCAGTTAAGAGAGTTTCTGGTACATAAGATTGGTGGGGAGTGGTCAGATCAGAGTCTAAACAGCAAAACTTAACGCAACCGGCACCCTGAAGTATATGCCTCAATTTTCAACTTCCAGCATATTAATTGTTAAAAATGTAAGTTTTcacattaaaaacatgttttcatattaaaaaggTAAGTGTTCATATtaaaaatgtaagttttcatattaaaaacaTAACTTAAAGAAAACTCAGCCTGCCTGCCACCTAATTTACATGGCAactaaaaaagacatttttaaacatttttagacatttttaaactttaaaagatttaatatttacattttctttacttaTCCCTGTCTGTTCCAGAGTAGATCCTTGGGTACTTCCTAAATCCTGAAAAAAAGTTCAGATTGATGTTTTAACATCCGTCAGAATTCTAAACATATCTTCTTGACATatcaaaaaaatcataaatggtaCTAAACGTGCAAATATACAAATATCCAAAATATCAAAAAATGCAGCAACATTAGCATCCTTCTCCTACTACCAAACTGACAAAAGTTACAGAGATAAAAGCAAGTGTGAAGACTCTGAGTGAATGTATACAGATCTTGAGACTAATTTGTTTTACTGTTTGTGGAGGGCAAGTTAGCAATTTCAACTGGACATCCCACTGCTGGGAAACAGTTTGAGAGGGAACTACTCCACTGTAATCCCACCAAGGAAATAGCCCCACTCCACCTGTAAAGGG from Capricornis sumatraensis isolate serow.1 chromosome 10, serow.2, whole genome shotgun sequence includes these protein-coding regions:
- the LGALS8 gene encoding galectin-8 isoform X1, coding for MMLSLNNLQNVIYNPVIPYVGTISEQLEPGTLIVLRGHVPSDSDRFQVDLQCGSSVKPRADVAFHFNPRFKRANCIVCNTLRNEKWGWEEITYDMPFKKEKSFEIVIMVLKEKFQVAVNGKHTLLYAHRISPERIDTLGVYGKVIIHSVGFSFSSDLGSTQGSTLEQTGISKENVQKSGGSQLPSNRGDISKIIPRTVYTKSKGSPPNHTLTCAKILPTNCLSKTLPFVARLNSSMGPGRTVVIKGEVNTNAKGFNVDLLSGKSKDIALHLNPRLNMKAFVRNSFLQEAWGEEERNITCFPFSPGMYFEMIIYCDVREFKVAVNGVHSLEYKHRFKELSKIDTLEIDGDIHLLEVRSW
- the LGALS8 gene encoding galectin-8 isoform X2, translating into MMLSLNNLQNVIYNPVIPYVGTISEQLEPGTLIVLRGHVPSDSDRFQVDLQCGSSVKPRADVAFHFNPRFKRANCIVCNTLRNEKWGWEEITYDMPFKKEKSFEIVIMVLKEKFQVAVNGKHTLLYAHRISPERIDTLGVYGKVIIHSVGFSFSSDLGSTQGSTLEQTGISKENVQKSGGSQLTLPFVARLNSSMGPGRTVVIKGEVNTNAKGFNVDLLSGKSKDIALHLNPRLNMKAFVRNSFLQEAWGEEERNITCFPFSPGMYFEMIIYCDVREFKVAVNGVHSLEYKHRFKELSKIDTLEIDGDIHLLEVRSW